A single Paenibacillus sp. FSL R5-0517 DNA region contains:
- a CDS encoding LysR family transcriptional regulator produces MELLQLKYFQTVAYTEHISKAAAQLNIAQPSLSLTIKRLEDELGTPLFHRRGRNIQLNASGAILLKHVNRIFIEIENAEMEIKAEEHHISNTIRISITNTRFLTGLISDYINASPDTKLHQGIGTRAEIITGLKKGELNLGITGHPIQDEEIESVVLVEEDIVLVVPTNHAYVGETSISLSVVADEPFISLADNKEYSRFTTTLCEKAGFLPNLEFEVDSHTLLEIIRLDQGVALLPISVCRTLGLSYVEIADDSAIYPISLSWVKQKWLSPSVGEFRDFITSYYEDHAGLFKVQ; encoded by the coding sequence ATGGAATTGCTTCAGCTCAAATACTTTCAGACCGTTGCCTATACTGAACACATCTCCAAGGCAGCTGCACAATTGAATATTGCTCAACCTTCCCTAAGCTTGACGATTAAACGACTTGAAGATGAACTCGGTACGCCTTTATTTCACAGGAGAGGACGAAACATTCAATTAAATGCCTCAGGTGCAATCTTATTGAAACACGTAAACCGAATTTTTATTGAAATTGAAAATGCAGAGATGGAGATTAAAGCGGAGGAACATCATATATCCAATACGATCAGGATCTCCATTACGAATACCCGCTTCCTCACCGGTCTCATAAGTGACTACATCAACGCTTCTCCTGATACCAAGCTCCATCAAGGCATTGGAACGCGCGCTGAGATTATTACAGGTTTGAAGAAAGGTGAGTTGAATCTGGGCATTACGGGGCATCCGATTCAGGATGAGGAAATTGAGAGTGTTGTGCTTGTCGAGGAGGATATTGTTCTGGTTGTGCCAACAAATCATGCATACGTCGGAGAGACAAGCATCTCATTGAGTGTTGTTGCAGATGAGCCCTTTATTTCGCTTGCAGATAATAAGGAATATAGCCGGTTTACAACCACCCTCTGTGAGAAAGCAGGCTTCCTTCCCAACCTTGAATTTGAGGTCGATTCTCATACCCTGCTCGAAATTATCAGACTTGATCAGGGTGTTGCATTACTTCCTATCTCCGTATGTAGAACACTCGGGTTAAGCTATGTAGAAATTGCTGATGATTCAGCGATATATCCAATTAGCCTCTCCTGGGTCAAACAAAAATGGTTATCCCCTTCTGTTGGAGAATTTCGTGATTTTATTACTTCGTACTATGAAGACCATGCTGGCTTGTTTAAAGTGCAATAG
- a CDS encoding acetoacetate decarboxylase, which translates to MKIDVNNITKNLNTPLTAPAYPMPPYKFVNREYLNIIYRTDEKALRAAVPEPLEITEPLVKFEVMWMPDVSGLGAYTEAGQVIPVQFNGEEGDYVHSMYVDNFPAIASGRELTAYPKKLGAPKLYTDSDTLVGTLDYGTLRVATATMGYKHVEMNKELAKREICRPNFMIKIATDYTGNLRVCDLIRTQITDIEVKEAWTGPARLQLFEHALAPLADLPVLEVVSASHILTNLTLNAAQPVYNYLEEK; encoded by the coding sequence ATGAAAATCGATGTGAATAACATAACTAAAAATCTGAATACACCCCTAACGGCTCCGGCATATCCAATGCCACCGTACAAATTCGTGAATCGTGAATACTTGAACATTATTTATCGAACTGATGAAAAAGCGTTGCGGGCAGCCGTGCCCGAGCCTTTGGAAATTACTGAACCTTTGGTTAAATTCGAAGTGATGTGGATGCCCGATGTATCTGGACTGGGCGCCTACACGGAAGCTGGACAAGTTATCCCTGTGCAATTCAATGGGGAGGAGGGCGATTATGTGCATTCGATGTATGTAGACAATTTCCCCGCGATTGCAAGTGGTCGAGAACTCACCGCCTATCCGAAAAAGCTGGGCGCACCGAAGTTGTATACCGATTCAGATACACTTGTCGGCACACTTGATTATGGAACGCTGCGTGTAGCCACGGCAACGATGGGATATAAACATGTGGAGATGAATAAAGAACTCGCCAAACGTGAGATATGCCGACCTAACTTCATGATTAAGATTGCGACAGACTATACCGGGAATTTAAGAGTATGTGATCTGATCCGAACTCAGATTACGGACATCGAAGTAAAAGAGGCTTGGACAGGACCTGCGCGGCTGCAACTGTTCGAACATGCATTGGCACCTCTGGCAGATCTGCCTGTGTTGGAAGTTGTGTCCGCTTCTCATATCCTTACCAACTTAACCTTGAACGCTGCACAACCTGTATACAACTACCTGGAAGAGAAATAA
- a CDS encoding AraC family transcriptional regulator, with product MSIIDELSEYVTLRMSSYLEQTHDSHWIEHKSHSDYDLWFITSGSVKITIAGVEHMAATGDVVFFYPDMPYTASTTGELCRFIYIHFDFSIADQKRILGEFQLPGIVPGNLIQEESTLFTSSYRRFKQSSGATGSPLYMKAALLLVIAKIFELHGQGFYHGEFLKDRKPRKIEASLEVLQNVFPYVDANLHRAIRVNELAVIAGVSEKYFISLFKKILGITPGQYINQIKMNRARDYLYEKKYTIQQIAAFLGYPDPFTFSKAFKKFYNVPPSKFE from the coding sequence ATGAGTATAATCGACGAGCTTTCGGAGTATGTCACGCTTCGCATGAGCTCTTATCTGGAACAAACGCATGACAGTCATTGGATTGAACATAAGTCACATTCCGATTACGATCTGTGGTTCATTACATCAGGTTCTGTCAAGATTACCATCGCTGGAGTCGAGCATATGGCGGCCACGGGGGACGTCGTGTTTTTTTATCCGGATATGCCCTACACTGCTTCCACGACAGGAGAGCTTTGCCGGTTCATATACATACACTTTGATTTCAGCATCGCTGATCAAAAAAGGATTCTTGGCGAGTTCCAGCTCCCTGGCATCGTACCTGGTAACCTGATTCAGGAGGAATCAACGCTGTTCACCTCTTCCTACCGAAGGTTTAAGCAGAGTAGTGGCGCTACCGGAAGTCCACTTTACATGAAAGCCGCTCTTCTTCTCGTGATCGCCAAAATTTTCGAATTACATGGGCAAGGCTTCTATCACGGTGAATTTTTGAAAGACCGAAAACCGAGGAAAATTGAAGCGAGTCTGGAAGTTCTACAGAACGTATTCCCTTACGTGGATGCGAATCTGCATCGTGCCATTCGAGTGAATGAACTTGCTGTTATTGCTGGCGTCTCTGAGAAATATTTTATTTCTTTGTTCAAAAAAATTCTCGGTATCACACCGGGACAGTACATTAATCAAATCAAAATGAATCGGGCCAGAGATTATCTGTACGAGAAAAAATATACGATCCAGCAAATTGCCGCATTTCTGGGCTATCCCGACCCCTTTACGTTCTCCAAAGCATTCAAAAAATTCTACAATGTGCCTCCTTCCAAATTCGAGTAG
- a CDS encoding glycoside hydrolase family 4 — translation MNDISTQHPKVVVIGAGSLFFGRQSIWQMVHSPYLNQGTLALVDTDEERLSKMVTLAEMVARQNNVSLKIEGSVDRRQVLQGADFVVLSFAEQSVKYRGIDCQVSLKYGIRMCSGDTIGPGGIFRAMRELPVIMECAKDIEELCPEAWVINYINPSTVHGIALHRYAPKLKSFALCDSHHMPHKKAYYAVRAGIIEEKSQFTTEIDRKFDFRIAGVNHFTWLLKAEYEGNNVMPTIAEAMRKMAGEENNGGDRGAKALFNDAITYELYNIFGIIPTCTAHTKEYVRYWQGLGKTTDTIPPLSIWETEDRYQRHDEMWQQVDDFLAGTIPIADYMNTFGPDHATDIIENMVGNLGKKFFVNTLNQGAVTNMNADSFLELLCDVDMNGVRPLHVGEMPRGIRGMQEIVLDTHELTVEAVLEQSYEKLRRAMLTDPLVSSIHDADQIIRELLELERQMIPDVWYKDRLQFN, via the coding sequence ATGAATGATATAAGCACACAGCATCCGAAAGTAGTCGTTATTGGGGCAGGAAGCCTGTTTTTTGGTCGTCAGTCCATCTGGCAGATGGTTCACTCCCCCTATTTGAATCAGGGCACGCTGGCTTTGGTCGATACAGACGAGGAACGGCTCTCGAAAATGGTAACTCTGGCGGAGATGGTCGCTAGGCAGAACAACGTATCTTTAAAGATTGAGGGCTCGGTCGATCGTAGACAGGTACTTCAAGGAGCTGACTTCGTTGTACTCAGCTTTGCGGAGCAATCGGTGAAATATCGTGGCATCGACTGCCAAGTCTCTCTAAAATATGGGATTCGCATGTGTTCTGGTGATACGATCGGCCCGGGTGGGATCTTTCGCGCGATGCGAGAATTGCCGGTGATTATGGAATGTGCCAAGGATATTGAGGAACTGTGTCCAGAGGCCTGGGTGATCAACTATATTAACCCGTCAACCGTTCATGGCATCGCATTACATCGCTATGCACCGAAGCTTAAGTCGTTTGCGCTGTGCGATAGTCATCATATGCCGCATAAAAAAGCCTATTACGCGGTAAGAGCTGGCATCATTGAAGAGAAGAGTCAGTTCACCACAGAAATTGACCGAAAATTCGATTTTCGGATCGCTGGAGTCAATCATTTCACTTGGCTGCTCAAAGCCGAGTATGAAGGAAACAATGTGATGCCCACGATCGCTGAAGCCATGCGCAAGATGGCAGGTGAAGAGAACAACGGCGGTGATCGGGGAGCCAAAGCTCTTTTTAACGATGCCATTACCTACGAACTGTATAATATTTTCGGAATCATTCCTACTTGCACGGCACATACGAAGGAATACGTTCGATATTGGCAAGGGCTTGGCAAGACAACGGACACGATTCCACCGTTATCAATCTGGGAGACAGAGGACAGGTATCAGCGGCATGATGAGATGTGGCAGCAGGTGGATGACTTCCTTGCAGGTACTATACCGATTGCCGACTATATGAACACATTTGGCCCGGATCATGCGACCGATATCATTGAAAATATGGTGGGAAATTTGGGTAAGAAGTTCTTTGTCAATACACTCAATCAAGGTGCGGTAACCAATATGAATGCAGATTCCTTCCTGGAACTACTATGCGATGTAGATATGAATGGTGTCAGACCACTCCATGTAGGCGAGATGCCGCGTGGGATCAGAGGGATGCAAGAAATTGTACTGGATACGCATGAGCTTACGGTGGAAGCTGTGCTAGAACAGAGCTATGAGAAGTTGCGAAGAGCGATGCTCACTGACCCGCTCGTGAGTTCCATCCATGACGCGGACCAGATCATCCGTGAATTGTTGGAACTGGAGCGTCAGATGATTCCAGACGTTTGGTACAAGGATAGACTACAGTTCAACTAG
- a CDS encoding ketopantoate reductase family protein: MRIAIVGAGSLGTIVGAYLADGGMDVELIDAYQEHVEALNQTGAKVTGTTEFQAKVKAITPDQKSGQYDLVLLLTKQLYNDSILQELLPFLKEDSMVCSLQNGIPEEKVASIVGEKRVIAGSVEFGATFTEPGVSSLTTEYTQFKQYAFQIGELNGDITERIQQVKSVLDLVGGTHISDNLVGTKWSKLLINNAFSGLSAALNGEYGDIIDHEAGIVSAAHIADETIKVARANGVTLVKMNGFDIASLELNSEDDIPERVKTLRYVMEPSRLLKASMLQDLEKNRKTEIDYINGVVSSKAEGTGIATPYNDLVVKLVKSAEETQTVPDFDTNIKAFEELLSTHK, encoded by the coding sequence ATGAGAATTGCAATTGTAGGAGCAGGATCATTGGGAACCATCGTAGGTGCATACCTGGCGGATGGCGGAATGGACGTTGAGTTAATTGATGCATATCAGGAGCACGTTGAAGCTTTAAATCAGACGGGTGCTAAAGTGACGGGTACTACGGAGTTTCAGGCAAAAGTAAAAGCCATTACGCCTGATCAGAAATCGGGACAATATGACCTCGTTTTACTTTTGACCAAACAACTCTATAACGATTCCATTCTTCAGGAATTACTTCCATTCTTGAAAGAAGACAGCATGGTGTGTTCGTTGCAGAACGGGATTCCGGAAGAAAAAGTCGCTTCTATTGTTGGTGAAAAACGCGTCATCGCAGGCTCTGTTGAGTTTGGCGCTACGTTTACTGAACCAGGTGTATCCAGTCTCACAACGGAGTACACTCAATTTAAGCAGTATGCTTTTCAGATTGGTGAATTGAATGGTGACATCACTGAACGAATTCAACAAGTGAAATCGGTGTTGGACCTTGTGGGCGGAACACATATTTCCGATAACCTGGTTGGAACCAAATGGTCCAAATTGCTGATCAACAATGCATTCAGTGGGTTGTCAGCTGCATTGAATGGGGAATATGGGGACATTATTGATCATGAAGCCGGCATTGTGAGTGCAGCTCATATTGCAGACGAGACGATTAAAGTTGCTCGTGCTAATGGAGTCACATTGGTTAAAATGAATGGATTCGACATCGCTTCACTCGAACTGAACAGCGAAGATGATATCCCTGAACGGGTGAAAACATTACGTTACGTGATGGAGCCATCCAGACTGCTCAAAGCAAGCATGCTTCAAGATCTGGAGAAGAACCGCAAAACGGAAATTGATTATATTAACGGGGTAGTTTCAAGCAAAGCAGAAGGCACCGGAATTGCGACACCTTATAATGATTTGGTTGTAAAGCTGGTCAAATCTGCTGAAGAAACACAAACCGTTCCTGATTTTGACACGAATATAAAAGCTTTTGAAGAATTATTAAGCACACATAAATAA
- the codB gene encoding cytosine permease has product MSKQDQEFSWQAVPKGQRNNFWKTLSVMLGFTFFSASMLAGGTLGVSLTFMEFIGIVLAGNLVLGIYTGALAHIAAKTGLSTHLLAKYAFGAKGSYLPSFLLGFTQVGWFGVGVAMFAIPVAKAMDWNVYLLIIIFGLAMTASAIFGMKSLVILGYIAVPAIAILGGYSMFEGAGSLGGLQGLLDYTPTQSLTAAAALTICIGSFISGGTLTPDFARFSRTSKQAVTATVIAFFLGNSLMFLFGAVGAMAYNLADISEVMFLQGLIIPAIIVLGLNIWTTNDNALYASGLGFANITKISKKFFVVVNGIVGTVFAMWMYNNFVSFLNVLGAAIPSIGAIIIADYFIVKRRNYKPFADMSFKNVNWVALVAWAIGVAFAQLAPGVTPLNALLGTAVAYIILMLIVPAKESKEMGKINDYTERKIAG; this is encoded by the coding sequence ATGAGCAAACAAGATCAAGAGTTTTCATGGCAAGCGGTGCCGAAAGGACAAAGAAACAACTTTTGGAAGACGTTATCCGTCATGCTCGGTTTTACATTTTTCTCAGCAAGCATGCTGGCAGGAGGCACATTGGGCGTCAGCTTGACGTTCATGGAGTTCATTGGCATCGTGCTTGCAGGCAATCTGGTGCTTGGTATCTATACAGGGGCACTGGCCCATATCGCTGCCAAAACAGGCTTGTCCACACATTTGCTCGCTAAGTATGCATTCGGTGCAAAAGGGTCGTATCTGCCTTCGTTCCTGCTAGGCTTCACACAGGTCGGATGGTTCGGAGTCGGCGTAGCCATGTTCGCCATTCCAGTCGCGAAAGCGATGGACTGGAACGTGTATCTGTTGATCATCATATTTGGACTTGCCATGACGGCATCGGCCATCTTCGGTATGAAGTCACTCGTCATTCTCGGTTATATCGCAGTTCCTGCGATTGCCATTCTCGGTGGTTATTCCATGTTCGAAGGTGCAGGTTCGCTGGGTGGTCTGCAAGGGTTGCTAGATTACACGCCGACTCAGTCACTTACTGCTGCGGCAGCATTAACGATCTGTATCGGATCATTCATCAGTGGCGGAACACTGACACCTGATTTTGCCCGGTTCTCCCGGACATCCAAACAGGCAGTTACCGCAACCGTTATTGCTTTTTTCCTGGGCAACTCGCTTATGTTTCTGTTCGGAGCAGTTGGCGCAATGGCGTATAACCTGGCTGATATCTCGGAGGTCATGTTCCTGCAAGGATTGATCATCCCGGCGATCATCGTTCTGGGCTTGAATATCTGGACGACCAACGATAATGCACTGTACGCTTCAGGTCTTGGTTTTGCCAACATCACCAAAATTTCAAAGAAATTCTTCGTCGTTGTTAATGGCATCGTCGGTACCGTATTCGCCATGTGGATGTACAACAACTTCGTCAGTTTCCTGAACGTACTTGGCGCGGCGATACCATCCATCGGAGCTATTATTATTGCAGATTACTTCATTGTGAAACGTAGAAACTATAAGCCTTTTGCAGATATGTCTTTCAAAAATGTAAACTGGGTAGCGCTCGTCGCTTGGGCCATCGGCGTGGCATTCGCTCAACTGGCTCCTGGTGTAACACCATTAAATGCACTGCTTGGTACAGCAGTAGCTTATATCATCTTGATGTTGATTGTTCCTGCCAAAGAATCCAAAGAAATGGGGAAAATAAATGATTATACAGAACGCAAAATTGCGGGGTAA